The genomic segment TCGGGAAATCCCCCGGCCTCGAAGTACATCTTTCGGCTGACGATGAGCGCTTGATCGCCGTGCGGGAGGCCGGTCATCCGACTCCGAATGTTCGCGAGTGCTGAGAGAGCCCGGTAGTCCAGTCGCCTGGAATCGAACGCCAGGGAGAACGAGGCAGCGGCAGGCGGAGCCGGACTCTGAAGAAATGTCCGGTGAACGCGCGTGACCCAGTGCGGGGGGAGGACGGTGTCTGCGTGCAAGAACACCAGGATCTCGCCCGCGGCGTGCAGGGCTCCCCAGTGCATCTGCCTGCTCCGGCCGGCCGTTGGAGCTGAGAGGCTTCGCGCTCCGAATCGAGCGGCGACATCGAGTGAGCGATCGGAGCTTTGTCCATCAACGACGATGATCTCGACCGGACACGGCGACGGCGAGGCCCTCACCGAGCGAAGGCACGATGCCAGCACGGTTTCTTCGTTACGGACCGGGAGGATCACCGAGATCCGAGGACAAGGGACCGACACCGCAATCGCCTCAGGGCCTACCGTGTTGGTGTACATGCGGGGTCAGGCCCGGCCACAATCCCGGCGCGCGTTCGTGACAACCGTCGGGTCAGCAACGGCCACAAGAGGAGGATAAAGACCGGCGTGTATTCGATCAGTCTCAACCACGGAACGTCCGCGTGGGCATAGTAAAAGCCGTAACTCAACACCGAAAGGCCCATCCACGCGAGGAGTCCCGGATTCGGATGCACGCACAGAAACGGGAGAAGCCACAACAGGTACCAGGGATCTGCGGTCGGTGTGAGCAACAGCGTGAAGGCAAGAATCCACACCACCGACTCGCAGAGATCGCGCATCGTGCCGTCGCGATGCCGGACGCGCCAGAGGATAGCCAAGATGACGGCGATGCCTGCGAGGAGCTTTGCCGCGAGGATGTGGTGCGAGGTCATCAGCGAAAGGCCGCGCTGGAGCAGGTCGAACAGCCCGGGGTTGAACATCCAGTACGTGCCGTACGTGACCAGACCTCGAGCCGCCTGGCCGAGGGGCGCCGAGAGGAACGGCACCGCGGCGAGCACGACGATGACCGGGATGAGGAGCGCACGGGCGCGGAACCAGCGGAGGAACAATGGCACGAGGAGGACCGGATACAGCTTGGCCGCGACCGCCGCACCCAACGCGCTCGCGCCCAGCCATGGCCGGCGACCGGCCCACAGGACCGCCAGGAGCGTCAGGAGTACGGGGAACACGTCCATATGTCCCGACCCCGCGACTTCTTTGATGGTCAACGGCGCCCAAGCGTACACGATCACCCTGGCCGGGGCGATACGGGCGGCTCGCAGCAGCGCAATGGTCGCAACGATGACGAGGATGTCCACGGCGGTCCACGCGAGCTTCATCGCAAGCAGCGTCTCGCCGAACAGGCCCACCACGAGCGCGAACGCGAGTTGGGTCAAGGGGGGATAGATGGTGGGAACGTACGAAAAATTAATGTAGGGGAAGATCAGGGGATCGCGGTAGGCGGCCAGCGCGTCGTCGGCCGGAGCATATTGATACGGGTTGACGCCGTGCCACGTCATCCGCCCGTCCCAGACGTATCGATACAAGTCATCGTCCTGGATCGGCGCCTGGAACACCACGACCACGCGAAAGAGCAGCGCGAAGACGACCACCAGGCGTAAGGTCTGAGGACCGACCGCTTGACTCTGCACGACGCGCCACACGGCCCCGAGCCAAACCAACGAGGCCGCACCGTACACCCCGAGCAACGCGCCGACCGCTCGCGGGTAGTCCGGGATCATCACGGGAAGGGCGAAAAGGCCGAGAAGGATGCCCCCGGCTCCGGCCAAGAACCGATCCGGCGCCCGCGGATTGTTAGAGGAAGAAGTCAAAGCTGTAGGCGAGACTGACGCCGATGTCCGGCCGCGCCGGGGTATTGCGTCCGGCGACCACCGTCATGTACTGCAAGGTGACCGTCACTCCGGCGAACGGCTGGATGGCCAGCGCACCGCCGACCGACACGATGTCTTCTTCCGTCTGTTTGAGTGAGACGCCCGGGGTGTCCGCGGAGCCGACGCCGGACAGCGCGTTCACCAGGCGCGAGAGCACGCGGCCGTGGAGCTGGGAGGTGATGGCGTAACCGGTATCCAAGAGGATCTCATACTCGTCGGAGGGGGCTCCGGCGCGGAATCGGTAGGCCGCGTCGAGGGCGACGAAGGCGCGATCCCACAACTTTCCGGCCATGGTTCGGAGTTCGACGTCGGCTTGACCGTCGCCGGGTGCGTAGATGACATCGGCGTCGTACGAGCCGGGCAACTTCATCCCGACCTGGGCGGCGACGTCGACCGTCCCGCGGTAGACAAGGTGCTTGACGCCGAACCGGGTATCGCCAAGCCCGGATTGTTCCGCCTCGTTCCCTGGGAACTGTTGCTGGGAGTCGTAAGCGCTCACCTGAAGGCTCGCTTCCCAGTCTTCGACAAGCCCGTACGACAGGCCGAGCACGGTGTCGCGCTGGCGGATGGGACCGGGGAGCGGTCGTTTTTCGTGATCGATGTTGAACAGCTCGTCGAACTCGGCTTGGATCATGCTTAGGGATGCGATCGTTTCGCCCTCGGCCACGGTCCAAGGGCCGGCCCATGCGGGGAACGTCATGGCGATGATGATCACTCCCAGCGCTGCGCCCAACGCAGGGTGCCTCACCGCTGCAACCTCCAGCGCGAATAGAGGTAGTAGTACAGGCACTTGATGGTCATCTCGTCTCCTGGGACACCGTAGCGGATGAGGTGCTCGTTGGCGATGGCTTCTTCCAAATGGTCTCGAATCTCGATCAGTCGCTGGCGCTTGAGGCGTGCGTCCCCCGTGTGGCACGCGACACACGGCTTGCCTGGAAGCGGACCGGTCATGGCGTGCGGCTTGCCATGAAACAGCGCGTCACCAATGGCGATTTTTTGGTTGATCGGGATGTCCTTGAAGTTTTGCGGGATCGGAGGCGGCACAAAGGTCCCGGACGCGAGGACACCCTCCCCGCGTGCAAGGAGCACGAGCGTGAGGAGAAACACGGTCGCTCCGAACAACCGCCGGCCAAGACCGCGAAACCCGCTGGCGTTAGCCGATACCGGATTAGGCCGCACGGTCGAAGGCAACGGGTCGCGGCAAGGCAACGGTGACGGCACCCCCATCCCGAACCGGATGAAACGCGTCCTCGGTGTCGAGAAAGGCCTCGACCACGACCGGATCAAAGTGTTTGCCGCGCCCATCAAGGATGATCCGTCGGGCTGTTTCGTGGGGCATGGCGTTTTTGTAGACTCGCCGGGACGTCAACGCGTCGTACACGTCGGCCAGGGCGACGATGCGCGCGGGGAGCGGGATGGCTGTTGCAGCCAGTCCGCGGGGATACCCGGTGCCGTCCCACTTTTCGTGATGGCTCGCCGCGATCTGCCTCGCGATCTCCAGGAAGTCCACGCCTTCCAGGATCTTCTCGCCGATCGCGGAGTGGGTCTTCATGATCTCGAATTCCTCGTCGGTCAGTTTGCCGGGCTTGAGCAGCACGCGATCGACGATGGCGACCTTGCCCACGTCGTGCAACGGCGCGGCTTCGAAAATCGCTTGGATCCACGCCTCGGTGATGGTCTCCCGGTGCCGGCGGGCGCGGCGCAACTGCTCGGCCAGGATCCGGGTGTACGCGGCCATGCGCTGGAGGTGCTCACCGGTCTCGGGGTCGCGCTGCTCGGCCAGCTCAGCCAGCTTGCCGATCGTCACCAGTTGGGTGGTGCGAACCTTGTCGCGCGAGTGATGCAGCGAGCCGGTGAGGATGTTGAAGGTCCTGGCCATCTCGTTCATTTCGCGAATGTTGCCGATCGGCTGCACCTGAATCGAGAGATCATCGGTCTGAATCACCCGCTCCATGGTTTCGGTGAGCGAGCGCACGGGTCTGGCGACCGAACGCGCAAAAACCGCCCCCAGCAGTCCGGCAATCAGCAATGCCGCGGCGGACAGTCCGAGCAGCCGATTGCGGTACAAGCGCGAGGCGGCCTGAAACGTCTCTGCGTGATAATCGAGATCCAGCAGCCCGACCACGGTGCCGGCATCATCGCGAATGGGCGCATAGGCCGAGATCCATTCGCCGTGCTCGTCGGTGTAGAGGCGCGTGTATGCGGATCGCCCCTGCTCGAATACCGGGAGCATCTCGGTCCGCAGGTGGTAGCGGTTGCCGATGTAGGGCATCTCGTCGGTCATCACCACGAACTCGGTCATGTTCCCGAGGCGGCGCAGCGTGTAGATCGACGAGTCCAGGCCATTGGCCGATTGCACGCGCCGAAGGTGCGAGCGCAGGTCGAGAAACTCTGGTATGGACGCGTCCTCTGGCGCCACGATTTCCTCGTGCTTGGCGCCGTCGATGCTCAACGCTGCGGTCTGCACGATGCTCAGGAGTCTCTGGCCTAGGTCGTCTTCCAGCGATCGGTTATGGTCCACGTAGATACGCCAGGTCGTGAGCGTGAGCGTGACGACGACGACCGTGGTGATGAGGCCGATCAGGCGGACCGTCAGGGAGGTCCCGCCCCAAGCGCGGTTCAATGAGGAGTCTCGCGAAGGTCCCGCCCAACCCATGACGATAGGGTCAAGTATGCCCTGAACGTCCAAGGTGGCAAGACGCGGTGGCTACCGGGAAACCTCACGCGCGGGGTGGGTGGCGACGGATCATCCGCCGCGCGTCCACCGAAACCACCGGGCGAGCACGGCCTTCTTGCCCGCGGTGAGCGTGGTCCTGCGCCAGGCGTTCGCGAGCTTTTTGATGACCTCAGCCTGGGTCGGATAGGGGTGGATGGCAGCGCCGACTGTGGCCAAGCCCAATCCAGCCCGCATGGCAACCGTGACTTCGCTGATCAGCTCGCCTGCGTGTGGGGCCACGATCGTCGCGCCGAGGATCTTGTCTGTGCCCTTTTGCAGGTGAACGCGCGCAAAGCCGTCGTCTTCGCCGTCCAAGATGGCCCGATCCACCTCGTCCAGCTTGACCGTAAACGTGGCGACCGCGAGGCCCTTCTCTCTGGCGTCCCGTTCGTACAGTCCCACGTGCGCGACCTCAGGGTCGGTATACGTGGTCCACGGGATCACCAAGGCGTCGGTCCTGGCCCAGCCCAGGCCGAACGGGTGAGGAAAGAGTGCGTTCTGGATCAAGACCTGCGCAGTGGCGTCGGCGGCGTGTGTGAACTTGTGGGGAAAGCACACATCGCCCGCCGCAAAGATGCGCGGGTTGCTGGATTGCAATCGGTGGTTGACCTTGACCCCGGTCCCGGCATCGTACTCGACCCCGGCCTGCTCCAGGTGTAAGCCCTCCACGTTGGGCGCGCGCCCCACGCCGATGAGGATCTCGTCCACCTCGATGAATCGGGCTTCGTTGTTCGCCCGGTAGTGGAGGACCTTCTCGGCGCCGCGTCGCTCGACCCGAGTCGGTGCGGTCTGGAATAGGAAGGAGACGCCGTCGCGCTGCATGCGATCTTGCACGATCCGCGCGGCGTCGCCGTCTTCGTGATGCAGAATTCGCTCCGTTCGCTCGAACAGCCAGACCCGAGTGCCGAACCGAGCGAACGCTTGGGCCATTTCGCACCCGATCGGACCCGCGCCGATCACAGCGAGCCGCGCCGGCCGTTCGGTCAGTTCGAAGATTGTCTCGTTGGTCCGGTACCCGGCTTTGGCCAGACCGAGGATGGGCGGCGCTGCCGCCCGCGCACCGGTACAGATCGCAGCCTTGGCGAACCGCAGCGTCTTCCCAGCCACCTCAACCGAGTCAGGGCTCGCAAAACGGCCTTCGCCCAAGAATACATCCACGCCCAGACTCGCGAAGCGCTGCGCCGAGTCCACGCGACTCATCCGAGCCCGCAGCTCGCGCATCCGGGCCATGACAGCCCCGAAGTCGTACCGGATGTGCTCGGTCCCCGCAAACCCAAACTCGGCGCCGCGGCGGAGCATGGCCCACGCCCGTGCCGCCGAGATCATGCCCTTGGAGGGCACGCACCCCACGTTGAGGCAATCACCCCCCATGAGGTGCTTCTCGACCAAAGCGACCTTCGCGCCCAACGCCGAGGCAATCGCAGCGGTGACGAGGCCTGCCGGGCCGGCACCGATGACCACGAGGTTGTACCGACCTGCCGGCTCGGGGTTGACCCACCCTGGCGGATGGACGTTGGCGACCAGCCGTTGGTTGTGCACGTCGTCGGGCAGAACCAGGGCGCCATGTGGTGCCCAGCGATGTAGAACAGGGGCTCCTCCTGTCATCGTCAGATGTCCTCCGATGGCGTCGACATGGCTGACCGCGCGCGCAGCCGGTGGTACAGCACCGGTACCAGCGCGAGCAGCCCCAGCAGGACGAACGCTCCCACCACACGGGGCGAGGCGATGTCCTGGAGCGAGTTGATTGCGCCCAATTGGCGGCCGGCGTTCGCGTACACCACGCTCCCAGGAAGGATCCCGATCGCGGTGGCAGCCACATAGGTGGATAGTCGGATCCGCGTCAACCCGGACGCGAGGTTTACCAGAAAGAACGGAAACAGGGGGATCAGGCGCAGGGTGAGCAGGTAGCTGAAGGCGTTGCGGGCAAAACCTGTTTGGATCGACTCAAGCTTCGCACCGAATCGCCGCTCCACATGGTCTCGAAAGAGATAGCGCGCAGCCAGGAAGGCGAGCGCGGCGCCGGATGTGGCTCCCGCGTTGACGTAGAGCGTTCCGGGAACGGTGCCGAACAAGAACCCGCCGGTGAGCGTCAGGATGGCCGCGCCCGGAAGCGACAGCGCGGTCTGGGCGCAGTAGATTGCCATGAAGACGAGCGCGCTCATCACGTAGTGCGTTTCCGAATAGTTCCGCAACGCATCCCGGTTGGCCTTGAGTGCGGCGAGCGTGAGGTACCGTCCTAGGTCGAGGGCGAAGAATGCGAAGACTCCCGCCACCAGGACCGCGGCGACAAGCAGCTTGCGGGTCAACAGTGTCTCACGGGTGGTGGTGTCGGCCGCGCGGCGCTGGGTTGGGATCGCGAACCTCCCTCGTTCGTCCGGTCTGCAACTCAACGGCAACGTGCTATGTATACCGCGTACGCATGACGGGGCGATGTCAGGATGATGACGTTACCGTGACGCCTTCAGTCGCACTGGCCCGGCCCCGACGCCGCGGGAAGACGCGCGTGCACCCTTCCCAGGCGAGGAGCGCGTAGAACGGCGCATACTCCAACGCCAGGAGTTGGGGGCGTATGGTCCACGCCCCGCCGGCTCGCGCGTCCACCCACACCCAGTACGAGAGCGCGACTAGTCCGGTAAACGCGATCCACGCGGGGCTGCGATACACGCAGAGAAACGGTACGATCCAGCACACGTACCAGGGGTGGAGCGTGGGGCTGAACGTGAGCGCGAAGCCGATCACCAGGTACGCGTACCGCACCGGGTCTTGCTGGCGCCTCGCGTGGTAGAGCGACCACGCGAGCAGCGCGGCGAGCAACACCGCGCGAGTCCATACGCCGTGGCCGAGCAGCAGGTTCAAGGCGGTAAAGCTCGCTGAATTGAACTCCCACCTTGCCGCGTACACACCGAGACTGGCAAACCACGCGCGCGGAGCGTCCACAAACCAGGCGTACCCCAGCACGATGACCGCGACGAACAGCGGGATCCATCGTCGCAGGGACGACCTGACGATCGCGTACGGCAGCAGGATGGCCGCAAAGTACTTCGCGAGCGCCGCGAGTGCCAGAGAGGCCATGCCCCAGCCTGGGCGGCCGCTTCCGAGGCTGTACAGGCCGAGGACGAGCCAGAACACCGCGATGGAATCAACGTGGCCGGAGTGGGCGTACTCGATCAGGACCAGCGGGTTCCAGGCATAGATCAGGCACCACGCGGGGTGGTGGCTGCGCTGCCGGAGCAAGGCTGCGATCACCCCGATCGTGGCGATATCGAAGAGCACGAAGGCCGCCTTCTGGCCGGACACGTCGGGGGACAGCGCGGCCGCGGCCCGAAACACCCATTGCGCGCCCGGCGGATAGATCGTCTCCAGGTCAGGGTGGTTGATGTTGGCGTCGGCCGGGGTGCGGAGGAAGGCGAGATCGGGGTGGTTGGGCGGATACCGGTACGGGTTGGTGCCGGCAAGCTGGACTCGGCCGTCCCACTGATAGCGGTAGATGTCATCCGACAGCGTGGGCTCGCCCGCGAGCAGGATCGCCCGGCACAGCACCCCGATCAGGACGATGAGCGGCAGCCGGAGGCGCGGCGTGTCTCCGGAGCGGGATATCCAGGCGATCGCGACGAGGTAGAGCGCGAACATGGTGCCGTACAGCCAGAGAAAGTGTGCGACCTTGGCCCGCAGGTCTCCGGCCTGGACCAGGACGATGCACACGAGCGCGATGCCGACGCCGAGCGCTGCGAGGCCGCCGTCGGCGCTGGGGGCGTTCGGCCTAGCGTTGGGCGTGAAGAACCGCAAGCGCCGCGACATACGAGAAGCCCGCCGTGAACAGGAGCATAAGCGGCAGCGCCCCCCAGTTCTTCAGGGTGACGAGGGCGCCCAACGACGCGGCCAGGTAGCACGCGAGACACGCTTCGGCGATCGGGATGCCGGGCCCGAGTGAGCGATAACTCTTGTCCGTCCACGCATCCCGTGTTGATTCGATCCCGTACTTGGCGGTTCGAACGAACGCACTCTTACGAGCGAGCAGCGCGTCAAGGACCGCCCTGGCACAGGTGACGGACATTCCGATGCCGAAGGCAATGATCAACGGAATGTGCGCGAGGCGCGCGGTCCAGCGGCGCCCCTGCTCGGTCTGCGTGACGGTGTAGAAGAACCCGATGGAGATGACCGAGAAGAGGACGAGCGAGCCCTCCCACCAGGCCAGGCCATCGAGTCCGATGCGATAGCGCAGAACCAGGGAGGGGGGTGTGAGCACGGCGAGGGCGGCCATGAGGAGATAGTTGACGTTCGCCGTGAGATGACACGTGGCCTCGACCTTGACTCGGAGCGGGAGTGCTGAGACCCAGATCTGAGGTAAGAGCTTCCGGCAGACCTGGATGGAGCCCTTGGTCCAGCGGTGCTGCTGTTGTCTGAGCGCATGCAGATCCACGGGCAGCTCGCTCGGGCAGACCAGGTTCGGAACGAACACGAAGCGCCAGCCCTGCATCTGCGCCCGGTAGGAGAGATCCAGGTCTTCGGTCAGCGTATCGCCTTGCCAGCCGCCGGCCTCTTCGATGGCCTGGCGACGCCACACGCCGGCGGTGCCGTTGAAGTTGAAAAAGCGGCCGGAGAAATACCGCGCAGAGTGCTCGACTACGAAGTGCCCGTCCAGCAGCAGAGCCTGGAGCCGCGTGAGCAGGGAGTAGTCTTCATTCACGTAGCCCCAGCGGGCCTGAACCATCCCCACGCTGGGATCCCGGAAGTGAGGCATGGTTCGCTCCAAGAAATCCGGCGGGGGAATGAAATCCGCATCGAAGATGGCAAAGAAGTCGTCCGGCGAGCGCTCCATCCCTTCTTTAAGAGCGCCCGCCTTGAACTCATGACGGTCGTTCCGGTGGTGGTACGTCACGCTGAAACCGGCGGCAGCCAGAACCGTGGCTGCGGAGCGCGCGATGTCTTGGGTGTGGTCCGTGGAGTCGTCGAGGATCTGGATGCGGAGTCGCGAGCGCGGGTAACGCAGGTGGGAGACCGCCTTGACGAGGCGCTCCGTCACGTACACTTCGTTGTAGAGGGGCAACTGGACAGTGACCGGCGGGACTTCCTCCGGGTCGAGACGTGGGACGACCGGGGAGGCTGATCGTCGCGAGTACCGAAAGTACCAGTACAACATCGCCACCCGATGCAGGCCGTAGAGCGCAAGCCCGATCAAGATGGCGAAGTACAACCCGACGATGAACAGCGGGGTCATCTCGCGGAAACCATCTCGATGCGCTACCCGCGCTGATCAGAACGCGTAGACCAGAGCCACCTGCACCATGTTGCCGGCGCCGATGTCCTTGCCGTACAGCACCCCGGTGTACGTGAGCTCACCCGACCAGTTGCGGTTGTGCGCGTACCCCGCGGTCACTTCGAGCTTGCCGATGTCGAATTCGGGGCTCAAGGTGGGGTTTGCTCCCGAGGCTGCCCCGCTGATTTGGTCGGCGTTCTGAACGCTCTTGATGCCGTCGAGCTTGGTGCGGGCGTAGACGCGGGGGGTCAGGCTCAAGCCGTACTCCACGAGGTATCGGTACTCGTCGGAAGGTTCCTCCGCCCGGTAGCGATAGCCCAACTCGATTCCCCCGTAGCCGTAGGGGTACAAGCTTTTCCCAACCAAGAACCGCAGCTCGGTATCGACCTGTCCGTTTCCGGTCGCGGGAAGCGTCTTCTCATCGTACAAGTACGGGAACTTGCCCAACAGGAAGATGGACAAGACCGCAGGCTCTGCCAGCAGTCGGTAGCGCACCCCGAGGTCCAGGTCGCCAAAGGCAGTGTTGCGGAGCGTCTGCGTTCCGAACGCGGTCTCTGCCTGGTCCTGCAGGAATTTCACCGGGAGCGATCCAACCACGGTCAGACGATCGGTGAGTCCTCGCTCCCCGTAGTAGGTGATGTTCCACTCGGTGAATTGACCATTGTTGGGGAAGGCCACTCGATTCCCGGAGTCATCGAACTGTTCGGTAATGACCGCGTAGTTGACCGCCAGGCGGTTGTAGACACTGCCCTTGGCTTGGGTCCACGCGCCGGCCGTGGCAACCGACGGCAGCCCCACCGATCCCAGCAGCGCTAAGGGTACGAGAAGGATTCCGGTCACACGGGTCTTGGCCATGTTGTCTCCTGCAGGTTGGAGTCACGGGCTGTTCAGCTTCCAGTCATACGAATGATCGGAGATGCGCGTGGCGCCATCGAGTTGCCGTCGAAGGCCCTCGTCGGCGTAGCGCCGGAGGTGAGTCAGGAGGCCTGCGTCATCGCCTCCAAAGTCGCTCTGGAACCAGATATAGATGCTGGAAACCATGACCTTGCCGTCTTTAACGGTTACTCCGCGGGGGTGGTTGACGTAGGCTCGCGCCGCCTGATCGAGGAGCGCATCGGTGTTGTCCGCCGTAAACGCCTTGGGTTGGAGGTTGGGACACCCCAGGCTCGCGCAGTTGACCGCGTAGTGCGCGCGCGGGTCCTTCCAGATCGGGCGAAGGATACGGTGCTCGATGTCGTCCAGCGCGAGTTCCTGGCCCTCGACCGTCACCAGCTTTTTCCCCCATGGTCCCCGGCTGAGTAAGCCCGGGGAGATGTTGACTTCCATGATGCTCGCCACCGGGTAGTGATCGAGCATCACGTCGACGGTCAGGGCGTTGTAGAGGTTGATCCAGTAGGCCTTTTGCTCCGCTCGGTTCAACCCTCGCACCTTGATTGCTTGGAGTTGGGCCAGGTAGGTCTTGAGGGCCTTGCGATCGGCGGCGGTGACGTCGGCATACCGCACGCGGTTGATCCCACTGGGATGGTCGGCCACGACGTACGACCCCAGGAAGCGATCCCACGCCGCGTGATCGACCCGCGTTGTGCTCTCCGGTTGGGAGGTGTCCCACAGCGGCCATCGCTCGGCCTGTGGCGCGCTGTGAGACGTTCCCCCCCAGAGGAGGACCTGGAGGAGAACCGTCAGAACGAGTCTGGGATGTCTCATCGTATCCTCCGACACTACGGACAACTATACCCGAGCAGTGACTTCGACTACCGAATCGTCGCCGTGCCTGTCGGATTGCCCGACGCCTGATTCGTGAGGGCGTACGTCACGTGATCGAGCGCGCTTGCCGGGACTGTTCCAACGAGCGGCTTGAGCGTAAACGGAGCCGCGCTGTCATCCGGCGATGGCTCGATGCTGATCACAGCCGTGGTCCCGCGCAGATCGGTTGGAAACGTCAGTCCGGACGGCGCGTTCTGCAGGAAGTCCTCTCCCGGGAACGGGGGGCCGGCGGTCGCGCCGCTGAACAGCGCGCTGTCATCCGCGGCGGATGCGGATGTGAACGTACCGGTCGAGACCGGTGTGCCGTTGATCACGACCCAGCCTTCATATTTCCACCCGGCAGGCAGCGTGGGCAGCGTCATCGGCGCAGGAGTTCCCGTGGACAGATCAAGGAACCAGATTCCGCTGCGTTCGTTGGTATTGTTTGGGTCGCTAAACGGCATGGTGTCCCCGTCGGTCGGCGTCGCCAGGATGAAGGACCCCACCGCAGTGGTGAAGTCGCTCCCGAGCGCTTGTGCGCCGCCGACCGCGAGGCTCGCTGAATTCCCAACCACGGGTCCCGCGAACATCTTGGTGGTTGCGGGTGTGGTATCGGTGTCCCCCGGAGGCTCGATGGTAATCACGATATCGGTCGCACTGCTCAGATTGAGACCGGTGGCGAACTCCCCGGAGGGAATGGCGCTCCCCGAGGTGGTGACCAGAGTCCCGTTGGCGCCGACGTTGAACTTGCCGGTAGACACCGCGCCCGCACTGGTCACGGCCCAGCCTTCGTAGTGATAGCCGTTTTCCAACGGGCTTAAGCCGGTGAACGCGAGCGCCAACGTGCCCGGGTTTGGTGTGTCATCATCACTGCAGCCGGCCACCAATGCCGACGCGACGAGTAGCGCGGCGAGAAATGATCTCAACATCGCAGTCTCCTGTGTGAGTGTGAATTTCAATATCCTCTGCCGGGTCATGGTTCGGCGAGCGGTCCGGGGGGAAGGGTCTCAAAGGTGCACGGCAACGTGCCGACCGCGCAGTCCCTCGAGGTCGTGAGAATGGCCGGCCCCGCCTCACCGTCGCCGTCAAACGGCGTGATGGGTCCGGTCCCGCCCGTAAACTGCAAAAAGATTTGGTCGTCGGCCGCGGGATCAGCGGGCCAGATCACGAGGTGATCGAGGTCGGCCCGTGAGAGCCGGCGGTCCTTGCCGGGTTCCTCGGCGGTCATGGGGCTGGAGAACGCGAACGCCTCGAACGCGAGCACCTTCACTTTGACTTCGCCCCGCCCTTTCTCGTTGGTCTTGAGATCCGCGATGTACTGGACCGGGCCGAATGGCCCTTCCGGCAGCCAGGTAAAGAAGACCACGTACTCCTCGTTGGGGAACACGCCGAAGACCTTGATATGGATTTCGTCGATCCCCTTCTCCTCCTCGAGTGGGACCACCCGGACCTCGCCGCCGGCATCCGGGAGTGCGGCCGGGAGAAAGGGGACGGGATTGTCCGGAACCACCAGATCAAACGTTATTGACCGGTCCTCCCGGTCGTCTTGGTCCTTGTCATCGGCCGCGACCTGCGGCGGGGTGGAGAGGAGGAGGCCGAGCAACGCGGAAAACGCAACCGCGGTGAAGCGCAACGATCGTTTCAGCAACATACGTGTCTCCTGTGGTGGGTGTGGATGTTGATTCATGGTGTCACTTCATCATGCCCGTGTCGTCGTGCATCGTGTCTTTGTCCATCATCATGCCGTCCTTTTTCATCATGCCCGTGTCGAACGTGGCGTGGCCGATTTCCACGTTGAACTTCTTGCACCAGATCACCACGCTGTTGTAGTCAGCCGTGTTCACGTTCGCCGGGATCGCGTACTGCACCGTGCCGGAGAACTGCGTGAGCTTCCCGAGCTCCACGCCCTTTGTGTAATCGCCATCTTTGGCCAGATAGACGCGGCCGTCCGGCACCTTGTCGACTTTCAGATTCTCCAGGCGCAGCACGGTGTGGCCGTCCGCGTCCGTGGTGAGCGCCACGGACCCGCTGGCGTGGTGATCCTTAGCGCCCAT from the Nitrospirota bacterium genome contains:
- a CDS encoding DUF547 domain-containing protein, translating into MRHPRLVLTVLLQVLLWGGTSHSAPQAERWPLWDTSQPESTTRVDHAAWDRFLGSYVVADHPSGINRVRYADVTAADRKALKTYLAQLQAIKVRGLNRAEQKAYWINLYNALTVDVMLDHYPVASIMEVNISPGLLSRGPWGKKLVTVEGQELALDDIEHRILRPIWKDPRAHYAVNCASLGCPNLQPKAFTADNTDALLDQAARAYVNHPRGVTVKDGKVMVSSIYIWFQSDFGGDDAGLLTHLRRYADEGLRRQLDGATRISDHSYDWKLNSP
- a CDS encoding glycosyltransferase 87 family protein, whose product is MSRRLRFFTPNARPNAPSADGGLAALGVGIALVCIVLVQAGDLRAKVAHFLWLYGTMFALYLVAIAWISRSGDTPRLRLPLIVLIGVLCRAILLAGEPTLSDDIYRYQWDGRVQLAGTNPYRYPPNHPDLAFLRTPADANINHPDLETIYPPGAQWVFRAAAALSPDVSGQKAAFVLFDIATIGVIAALLRQRSHHPAWCLIYAWNPLVLIEYAHSGHVDSIAVFWLVLGLYSLGSGRPGWGMASLALAALAKYFAAILLPYAIVRSSLRRWIPLFVAVIVLGYAWFVDAPRAWFASLGVYAARWEFNSASFTALNLLLGHGVWTRAVLLAALLAWSLYHARRQQDPVRYAYLVIGFALTFSPTLHPWYVCWIVPFLCVYRSPAWIAFTGLVALSYWVWVDARAGGAWTIRPQLLALEYAPFYALLAWEGCTRVFPRRRGRASATEGVTVTSSS
- a CDS encoding glycosyltransferase family 2 protein yields the protein MTPLFIVGLYFAILIGLALYGLHRVAMLYWYFRYSRRSASPVVPRLDPEEVPPVTVQLPLYNEVYVTERLVKAVSHLRYPRSRLRIQILDDSTDHTQDIARSAATVLAAAGFSVTYHHRNDRHEFKAGALKEGMERSPDDFFAIFDADFIPPPDFLERTMPHFRDPSVGMVQARWGYVNEDYSLLTRLQALLLDGHFVVEHSARYFSGRFFNFNGTAGVWRRQAIEEAGGWQGDTLTEDLDLSYRAQMQGWRFVFVPNLVCPSELPVDLHALRQQQHRWTKGSIQVCRKLLPQIWVSALPLRVKVEATCHLTANVNYLLMAALAVLTPPSLVLRYRIGLDGLAWWEGSLVLFSVISIGFFYTVTQTEQGRRWTARLAHIPLIIAFGIGMSVTCARAVLDALLARKSAFVRTAKYGIESTRDAWTDKSYRSLGPGIPIAEACLACYLAASLGALVTLKNWGALPLMLLFTAGFSYVAALAVLHAQR
- a CDS encoding DM13 domain-containing protein, producing the protein MNPTQVTVAALVLAFGLASHPARADMMEKGKGMMQDKGMMKDNEMMGAGMSGMLMGAKDHHASGSVALTTDADGHTVLRLENLKVDKVPDGRVYLAKDGDYTKGVELGKLTQFSGTVQYAIPANVNTADYNSVVIWCKKFNVEIGHATFDTGMMKKDGMMMDKDTMHDDTGMMK
- a CDS encoding TVP38/TMEM64 family protein is translated as MSCRPDERGRFAIPTQRRAADTTTRETLLTRKLLVAAVLVAGVFAFFALDLGRYLTLAALKANRDALRNYSETHYVMSALVFMAIYCAQTALSLPGAAILTLTGGFLFGTVPGTLYVNAGATSGAALAFLAARYLFRDHVERRFGAKLESIQTGFARNAFSYLLTLRLIPLFPFFLVNLASGLTRIRLSTYVAATAIGILPGSVVYANAGRQLGAINSLQDIASPRVVGAFVLLGLLALVPVLYHRLRARSAMSTPSEDI